From a region of the Cardiocondyla obscurior isolate alpha-2009 linkage group LG28, Cobs3.1, whole genome shotgun sequence genome:
- the Dgkepsilon gene encoding diacylglycerol kinase epsilon, translating to MWNEDLNTIVLPTLSTMIFFVFTINFFRYLMGNPHIQIRDVTKEHNWKTISKTTKAYYCSICEALLLNLDSLFCDSCGVCADQGCVKLADKQLKCKTITLHNDQPMKHHWIKGNLPLVAMCYICEEECDVEPGLTDWWCCWCQRCVHKTCKPSLSEICDFGRFKLMIIPPGSIEIINRRSTMRRRLHLRSVTSPNWPNWNPIIVVGNRKSGNNDGGQILSLFRRLLNPAQIVDLAERDPVAALEWCRLLEKTTSTILVAGGDGTVAWLLNTINKLELEPVPSVAIIPLGTGNDLSRVLGWGKQHDSQLDPIELLRKVQTAEKVKLDRWSVAIKPHGGLGFRGSRNNLFMYNYISVGVDAQVTLNFHRTRESRFYLFSHRIFNKLLYLCFGTQQVVERECKDLDKNLEVYLDDKKIELPSIESVVILNIPSWAAGVDLWKMGIEDDENLEVQSINDGKLEVVALYSSFHMAQLQVGLSKPHRIGQANTVKIKLSRSCAMQVDGEPWYQHPCELNIKYCNQASMLMSTDF from the exons ATGTGGAACGAAGATCTAAATACTATTGTGCTGCCTACATTGTCTACCAtgattttctttgtatttacaataaatttctttcggtACCTCATGGGTAATCCTCATATTCAAATTAGAGATGTTACAAAAGAACATAATTGGAAAACAATTAGTAAAACAACCAAG GCATATTACTGCAGTATTTGTGAAGCTTTACTATTAAATCTTGATTCTCTTTTCTGTGATTCGTGTGGCGTATGTGCGGACCAAGGTTGTGTAAAGCTCGCCGATAAACAGCTAAAATGCAAGACTATAACTCTACATAATGACCAACCAATGAAGCATCACTGGATTAAAG GTAATTTACCACTTGTTGCCATGTGTTACATCTGTGAAGAAGAATGCGACGTTGAGCCTGGGCTTACAGATTGGTGGTGTTGTTGGTGTCAGAGATGTGTTCATAAAACATGTAAACCTTCTCTCTCTgaa ATATGTGATTTTGGAAGATtcaaattaatgattattccTCCGGGGAgcatagaaataataaatcgacGTAGCACAATGAGGCGCAGATTACATCTCCGTTCTGTTACATCACCAAACTGGCCTAACTGGAATCCAATCATTGTTGTAG GGAATAGAAAATCGGGGAACAATGACGGTGGACAAATTTTGTCTCTATTCAGAAGATTATTAAACCCCGCGCAAATAGTGGATTTAGCAGAACGTGATCCAGTCGCCGCTCTCGAATGGTGTCGTTTGTTAGAAAAGACCACATCTACCATACTCGTAGCTGGCGGTGATGGAACTGTCGCTTGGTTATTAAACACGATCAATAAACTTGAGTTGGAG CCTGTTCCATCTGTAGCAATAATTCCTTTGGGAACAGGCAACGATTTGTCCCGAGTATTAGGATGGGGAAAGCAACATGACTCACAGTTGGATCCTATAGAACTGTTACGAAAAGTTCAGACAGCGGAGAAAGTAAAGCTTGATAG GTGGTCTGTGGCAATTAAGCCACACGGTGGATTAGGATTTAGAGGatcgcgtaataatttatttatgtacaaTTATATAAGTGTAGGAGTGGACGCACAAGTGACTTTGAATTTTCATCGCACAAGAGAAAGTCGATTTTATCTGTTCAGTCacagaatatttaataag CTACTGTACCTGTGCTTTGGCACGCAGCAAGTTGTGGAAAGAGAATGCAAAGATCTTGATAAAAACTTAGAAGTTTATTTAGACgacaaaaaaatagaattgcCTTCTATTGAGAGCGTTGTGATACTTAACATTCCATCCTGGGCTGCGGGTGTCGATCTGTGGAAAATGGGAATAGAAg ATGATGAAAATTTGGAAGTGCAAAGTATTAACGATGGGAAATTGGAAGTAGTAGCGCTTTATTCTTCATTCCATATGGCTCAGCTTCAAGTAGGTCTCTCAAAACCACATCGAATTGGTCAGGCTAATACTGTGAAG ataaaattatcgcGCTCGTGCGCTATGCAAGTTGATGGCGAGCCTTGGTACCAACATCCATGCGAACTTAACATAAAATACTGCAATCAAGCTTCTATGTTGATGAGTACTGACTTTtaa
- the Nox gene encoding NADPH oxidase 5, translating into MEESTVGMEKECLIEKKRTILLKECKEIVQEERSERYSKEAFKRLFHDQILLGKLFTLFDQDCDGLLKQNEWLEFMKGRLTNEKHNDFVDQIESVAYVLCEENPINLSNFQQIFNAKGIVEKLFRLIDQENSGYVTSTQIMNMLSTITNNRPRAGFNKRNLEWLEKIFKQTVGNEGEIRREEFKTIVTSKNPFFTERVFQIFDKDNSGTISLPEFLDAMHQFAGKSTNDKIKFLFKVYDIDGDGLIQLCELEHVMRACMEENEMKFSDEQIEDLTIALFEDADQGNRGAITFEALKNQLEKHEGLLENLSISIDRWLVPPQPKPKPKSVLGTLSSLLPYQLTKPYIKNNFVFITFMSMFVLIHVALFATRLYEYRHSNGYIMIARASGQCLNFDCTFILILMLRQCLTFLRNHRFNSILPLDHHMYLHKITGILIGVFSIIHTLMHLINCGTVIIKDEVMNSGNYTMSEWLLTSRPRYFGLVAGIAFPTGLILIIILAIMIVCSLPFVRRGGCFEIFYWSHLLYIPFWILMIFHSPNFWKWFVIPGVIYLIEKIRRLMSLRSQRGKTYISSGLLLPSKVTHLVIKRPSHFHFHPGDYVFVKIPVIAKYEWHPFTISSAPEQKDYMWLHIRAVGEWTNSLYSYFEKEQIKLHCADIIPGENSDAVRKLSFRKKASSMTQKTSVEAEPHTHSLDNPSFVADLSNTVPPLHASINNPSAYLKPTDRTSELNKEWLDTPTRRDRRINQLFVDSKMPLEKSYSMPDMHIKSKKKEQLRALRDYMRSESERTFDECQMRCARFKSLGLAYLSPQNKSLAQSFRYMRTKPTIIAFKTPNFETDDYEIGTSFNVVSNTNAEGSEIMSSITVQIAAEEGRSRQGFNEAGNSSDSLDLKLDNASQPTINYPVGKPLEIFLDGPYGAPSSHIFQAQHAVLIGTGIGVTPFASILQSIMHRYWEARHTCPKCSFSWASEIPPTKMNLRKVDFFWINRDQRSFEWFVNLLSQLEIEQAELGITMERFLEMHMYITSALQKNDMKAVGLQLALDLLHEKEKRDLITGLKTRTNAGRPNWDKVFKQLQDKKKGKITVFYCGPPQLARILRYKCDQFGFCFRKESF; encoded by the exons ATGGAAGAAAGTACTGTCGGCATGGAGAAGGAATGTCTAATCGAGAAGAAGAGGACAATCTTGTTGAAAGAATGTAAGGAAATAGTGCAAGAAGAAAGATCAGAGCGCTACAGCAAAGAAGCCTTTAAGAGACTTTTTCACGATCAG ATACTTCTTgggaaattatttacattattcGATCAAGATTGCGATGGGTTGCTGAAACAGAATGAATGGCTCGAATTCATGAAGGGAAGACTAAC AAATGAAAAGCATAATGACTTTGTCGATCAGATTGAAAGCGTTGCGTACGTATTATGTGAAGAAAATCCAATAAATCTGTCcaattttcaacaaatttttaatgccAAAGGG attgttgaaaaattattccgaTTAATCGATCAAGAGAACTCGGGATATGTTACGTCGACTCAAATTATGAATATGCTATCTACAATAACGAATAACAG ACCAAGGGCTGGCtttaacaaaagaaatctTGAATGgctggaaaaaatatttaaacaaactGTTGGAAATGAAGGAGAAATACGTCGTGAGGAATTTAAAACTATTGTTACTTCGAAAAAT CCATTTTTTACCGAGAGAGTGTttcaaatatttgataaagatAACTCTGGGACAATATCGCTTCCAGAATTTCTAGACGCTATGCATCAATTCGCTGGAAAGTCAAcgaatgataaaattaaatttctcttcAAAGTTTATGATATCGATG GTGATGGATTAATTCAACTCTGCGAGCTAGAACATGTTATGAGAGCTTGTATggaagaaaatgaaatgaaGTTCAGCGATGAACAAATCGAAGATCTAACAATTGCACTTTTTGAAGACGCCGATCAAGGCAATAGAGGAGCAATCACTTTTGAGGCTCTGAAAAACCAATTAGAGAAACACGAGGGTTTGTTGGAGAATCTTTCAATCAG caTAGATCGATGGTTGGTGCCACCGCAACCGAAACCAAAGCCAAAATCTGTTTTGGGGACATTATCTTCTCTTCTTCCGTATCAACTGACCAAgccatatataaaaaataattttgtctttattacttttatgtCAATGTTTGTACTTATTCACGTCGCTCTTTTTGCAACTCGTCTCTACGAGTATCGGCATTCCAATGGTTATATAATGATTGCCCGGGCATCCG gaCAATGTTTGAACTTCGACTGCACATTTATTTTGATCTTGATGCTGCGTCAATGCCTTACATTTTTGCGAAACCATCGCTTTAATTCCATACTCCCTCTAGATCATCACATGTATCTTCATAAAATTACGGGAATATTGATCGGAGTTTTCAGCATTATACATACTTTGATGCATCTTATTAATTGcg GgacggtaataataaaagacgAGGTAATGAACAGTGGAAATTACACCATGTCCGAATGGTTGTTAACAAGTCGACCTAGATATTTTGGTCTGGTGGCAGGCATTGCATTTCCGACTGgtttaattttgattattattctTGCCATTATGATCGTTTGTTCTTTGCCGTTTGTACGACGTGGAGGGTGTTTTGAG ATATTTTATTGGTCCCATCTACTGTATATACCATTTTGGATTCTGATGATCTTCCATAGCCCTAATTTTTGGAAGTGGTTTGTCATCCCAGGTGTCATATATTTGATAGAAAAGATCCGTCGATTGATGTCGTTACGTTCTCAAAGAGGAAAGACATATATAAGTTCCGGTCTTCTTTTACCTTCGAAGGTGACTCACCTGGTCATCAAGCGGCCATCTCATTTTCACTTTCATCCTGGTGATTATGTATTCGTTAAAATCCCAGTAATAGCGAAATATGAATGGCATCCTTTCACCATTAGCAGCGCTCCCGAGCAAAAAG aCTATATGTGGCTGCACATTCGCGCGGTTGGTGAATGGACCAACAGCTTGTACTCATACTTTGAGAAGGAACAAATAAAACTTCATTGCGCCGATATTATACCTGGTGAAAACTCTGATGCCGTTCGAAAGCTATc TTTCCGTAAAAAAGCATCATCGATGACACAAAAAACTTCAGTCGAAGCCGAACCTCATACTCATAGCCTGGACAACCCTTCGTTCGTAGCTGATTTATCGAATACCGTGCCACCTTTGCATGCATCTATTAATAATCCGTCTGCGTATTTGAAACCTACAGAtc gTACAtcagaattaaataaagaatggTTAGATACGCCTACGAGAAGAGATAGGAGAATAAATCAGTTATTCGTTGATAGTAAAATGCCTCTTGAAAAATCATACTCGATGCCTGATATGCATATCAAGAGCAAGAAGAAAGAACAACTCAGAGc CCTTCGAGATTACATGAGATCTGAATCGGAAAGGACTTTTGACGAGTGTCAGATGAGATGTGCACGATTTAAATCATTGGGTTTAGCATATTTGAGTCCGCAGAATAAATCCTTAGCTCAAAGTTTCCGATACATGAGGACGAAACCGACTATCATCGCTTTTAAGACGCCCAATTTCGAAACAGACGATTACGAGATCGGCACGTCGTTCAACGTTG TATCGAATACAAATGCTGAGGGAAGTGAAATAATGTCGTCGATAACGGTGCAAATAGCGGCAGAGGAAGGAAGATCGAGACAAGGATTTAACGAAGCTGGTAATAGTTCAGATAGTCTAGATTTGAAACTCGATAATGCTTCTCAACCAACTATAAATTATCCCGTTGGAAAACCATTGGAG ATTTTTTTAGACGGTCCTTATGGAGCACCATCAAGCCACATTTTTCAAGCCCAGCACGCCGTTTTGATAGGCACGGGTATCGGAGTTACACCTTTCGCTTCTATATTACAATCGATCATGCATCGTTATTGGGAAGCAAGACACACTTGTCCAAAATGTTCGTTTTCTTGGGCAAGTGAAATTCCACCTACTAAAATGAATTTACgaaag GTGGATTTCTTTTGGATTAACCGCGACCAACGTTCATTCGAATGGTTCGTAAACTTATTATCTCAACTTGAAATAGAACAGGCTGAATTAGGTATTACTATGGAACGCTTTCTGGAGATGCACATGTACATCACAAGTGCATTGCAAAAGAATGACATGAAAGCAGTTGGACTGCAACTAGCGTTGGACCTTCTGCATGAAAAA gAGAAACGAGATCTCATCACAGGTTTAAAAACCAGAACGAATGCAGGACGTCCTAATTGGGACAAAGTATTCAAGCAActtcaagataaaaaaaaggggaaaattACAGTTTTCTATTGCGGACCACCACAGCTCGCTAGGATTCTTCGATACAAATGCGATCAATTTGGATTCTGTTTTAGAAAAgaatcattttaa
- the LOC139112454 gene encoding chaoptin, which yields MTFDVIRFRNIFFLLWSCNFVRCYNIPCTFNTMCMCWVQDDNDDFTKMDISCMGVPFARFPDVSVNYVAQLDIAGSGIQVLDNDALAGSAGVEALGLMSNRLSSIGDKSLLGVTDSLRSLDLSYNSLEDVPFKVFRDLKKLNWLNMHSNHLTSLDGDWGHTKETLTNAFFGDNSITEVPRIFSSFAALVWLNLDNNNIEELFKDFLPPNMHTLSINNNLLKDFPQSLKDLKELTWLYMRGNDLRYLELPDFHSPNLELIDVSENAIEWIKTPILSNRTIKIRDFNLDGNKLVSLPSRMFNRLETRRLHLSSNSIRNVDKEAFHGLEDSLEYLNLENNNLPTVPSAVSQLKMLSYLYLANNEIRNISGESFQAFAEHLKALSLATNNLDAVPVAALSRCQRLLHLNLGYNKIFHVEPGDFEWAEDLEILLLRNNILMKLKAETFKGAGKLKELSLSFNHLTELDDDCFVGLEESLDILELSFAFATDVFPQRALRPLSNLRWLVLDNNNFQTIETTAFYSFQQLRYINMESNRLHYLPERIFLSSVHPELRDVKLGYNFLEAIPESSFHNLTELLSLDLTGNRIRVLTPGSIVDCPKLVTISLAYNRIHKIERNALYGLSSLRFLHMEFNKLTVLDLGAISEIGGPDFALNVSYNAIAFIDSVSTMNNLTRLDLGFNNISHLSADTFYGTPDLKNLNLRNNFLSRIDPGTFAFPHLETLDLSNNKIETLRKQSFHGLESLQWLNLGENEITQLSTEQFRNLKSLRILILSNNKIRSLPKDVFEGTRLEILDLSHNKFTVVPSSSFLEVGYTLRDLNMAENFLDHLDSTAFPTSQLISLNLAQNRLTILPDNSFVSLGKLLSLNVSQNILQANFKELFHYLPDLRHLYLSNCGLRSIPLLPLTNLNVLDLSFNNVDETIDKQFQYLESLKILFLINNSLTSMPGVRLSLLRELDVSGNPIEELTKENFLGYPRLEKLNLRNLNRTKSVDKDCLHPLKYLKHLRIQTWPQADGFHLRNLLSGLPLRTVEIQVTEHLLKHQIQNVFTKQLRELTITGTDLELISSEAFSTIEGGELVLRIKDTHVQRLQSDIFLSLTKRLSQLTLDLRNNHINELSPSIIYGNLSWETVGTNMVAGGLQVSGNPLECDCEIAWLSLWLRRWLRESRQIHTASQSDARQLRTIAGRAVCTETTPSYSSDKVLLTLGTPHTACQASALSSGNYERLATAWLAFVKFFILVFIAN from the exons ATGACATTTGACGTAATTCGATTCAGAAATATATTCTTCCTGCTTTGGAGTTGCAACTTTGTAAGATGTTACAACATTCCTTGCACATTTAACACCATGTGTATGTGTTGGGTTCAGGATGATAACGACGACTTTACAAAGATGGATATCAGTTGTATGGGAGTCCCATTTGCACGATTTCCTG acgTATCAGTGAATTATGTGGCACAACTAGATATTGCTGGATCCGGGATACAAGTGTTGGATAATGACGCGCTGGCAGGTTCAGCAGGTGTCGAGGCTTTGGGACTCATGAGCAATCGATTATCCAGTATAGGTGACAAGTCTCTGtt AGGAGTTACGGACAGTCTACGTTCTTTGGATCTAAGTTACAATTCCCTTGAGGATGTGCCTTTCAAGGTTTTTCGTGAtctgaagaaattaaattggcTTAATATGCACAg CAATCATTTAACGTCGTTGGACGGCGACTGGGGTCATACCAAAGAAACTCTAACGAACGCATTTTTCGGTGATAACTCGATCACTGAAGTACCGagaattttttcaagttttgcTGCTCTGGTATGGTTGAATTTAGACAACAATAACATCGAGGAActctttaaagattttttaccGCCTAACATGCACACTTTgagcattaataataatcttttgaAAGATTTTCCACAATCTTTGAAAGACCTAAAAGAATTAACTTGGCTCTATATGAGAGGAAATGATCTAAGGTATCTGGAACTGCCAGATTTCCACAGTCCGAATTTAGAGCTCATTGATGTCAGCGAAAATGCTATCGAATGGATAAAGACGCCTATCTTGAGCAATCGTACTATAAAAAttagagattttaatttagacGGAAATAAACTGGTCTCGTTGCCAAGTAGAATGTTTAATCGCCTCGAGACTAGAAGACTTCATCTATCGTCAAATAGTATTAGGAACGTTGATAAAGAAGCCTTCCACGGTTTAGAAGACAGTctcgaatatttaaatttggagaataataatttaccgACGGTACCAAGTGCTGTTAGCCAGTTAAAAATGTTGTCGTACCTCTATTTAGCCAACAAtgaaattcgaaatatttctGGAGAGTCTTTTCAAGCATTTGCGGAGCATCTCAAGGCCCTTTCTCTTGCAACTAACAACTTAGATGCAGTACCTGTGGCTGCTTTATCCag ATGCCAGAGGCTATTGCACCTGAATCTCGGTTACAACAAGATCTTCCATGTCGAACCGGGTGATTTCGAGTGGGCTGAGGACCTTGAGATCTTACTGCTCCGGAACAATATCCTGATGAAATTGAAAGCCGAGACTTTCAAGGGCGCCG GTAAACTAAAAGAGCTTAGCCTGTCTTTCAATCATTTGACGGAACTCGATGACGATTGCTTCGTTGGTCTCGAAGAGAGCCTAGATATTCTCGAGTTAAGTTTTGCTTTTGCTACGGACGTTTTTCCGCAGCGTGCACTTAGACCACTTTCAAATCTCCGGTGGCTGGTTTTAGATAACAACAATTTTCAAACAATTGAGACGACAGCCTTCTACTCTTTTCAACAATTGCGTTACATTAACATGGAGTCAAATAGGCTACATTACTTACCTGAAAGGATATTTCTCTCAAGTGTGCACCCAGAGCTAAGGGACGTTAAATTGGGATACAACTTTTTGGAGGCAATACCCGAGTCAAGTTTCCATAATTTAACTGAATTACTATCTCTCGATTTAACTGGCAATCGAATAAGAGTCTTAACGCCTGGCTCCATCGTAGATTGTCCAAAACTAGTGACCATTTCGTTGGCTTATAACCGAATACacaaaattgaaagaaacgcGTTATATGGTTTATCCAGCTTGCGTTTTCTTCATATGGAGTTCAATAAGCTGACCGTACTGGATTTGGGCGCTATTTCAGAAATCGGTGGCCCCGATTTTGCATTAAACGTTTCTTACAATGCAATCGCATTTATCGATTCGGTATCTACAATGAACAATCTTACCAGATTAGATCTTGGATTTAACAATATCAGCCATTTGTCGGCGGACACGTTTTATGGAACACccgatttgaaaaatttaaatctgcggaataattttctttcaaggATCGATCCTG GAACATTTGCATTCCCTCACTTAGAAACTCTGGATCTGAGTAACAATAAGATAGAAACGTTACGCAAGCAGTCTTTCCACGGTTTGGAATCGCTGCAGTGGCTGAATCTTGGCGAAAACGAAATAACGCAGTTGTCGACAGAACAGTTTCGAAATCTGAAAAGTTTGAGGATTTTGATTCTTTCGAACAATAAAATTCGTTCGTTACCAAAAGACGTTTTTGAGGGCACTAGATTAGAAATTCTCGATCTCAGTCACAATAAATTTACCGTCGTACCTTCATCGTCATTCTTAGAAGTTGGATATACATTAAGGGACCTCAATATGGCAGAAAACTTTTTGGATCACCTTGATTCGACTGCTTTTCCAACTTCTCAGCTTATATCACTGAATCTGGCACAAAATCGTCTAACTATTCTACCAGATAATTCGTTTGTTTCCTTGGGAAAATTACTAAGTTTAAATGTATCGCAAAACATTCTTCAGGCAAATTTTAAGGAactatttcattatttacCAGACCTCCGACATCTCTACTTATCTAATTGCGGGCTTAGAAGTATACCATTACTGccattaacaaatttaaacgtTTTAGATTTATCTTTTAACAATGTTGACGAGACAATCGACAAGCAGTTTCAATATTtagaaagtttaaaaattcttttcttaataaataattcgctGACATCAATGCCCGGTGTTAGACTGAGCCTTCTAAGAGAACTTGATGTTTCTGGTAATCCTATCGAG gAGCTAACAAAAGAGAATTTCTTGGGATATCCAAgattggaaaaattaaacttgagGAATTTAAACAGAACCAAATCAGTGGACAAAGATTGTCTGCAtcctttaaaatatttaaaacacttGCGAATCCAAACGTGGCCTCAGGCCGACGGGTTTCATCTGCGTAACTTACTATCCGGTTTACCACTTCGAACGGTCGAGATTCAAGTGACGGAACATTTACTAAAGCATCAGATACAAAACGTCTTTACAAAACAATTGAGAGAACTGACTATCACTGGAACCGATCTCGAGTTGATCTCCTCCGAAGCGTTCTCTACTATCGAAGGCGGAGAACTGGTATTACGAATCAAAGATACGCACGTTCAACGATTACAGTCagatatttttctatcgttGACAAAGAGATTGTCGCAGCTTACGCTGGACCTAAGGAACAATCATATCAACGAATTAAGTCCGTCGATAATTTATGGAAATCTTTCGTGGGAGACTGTAGGGACCAACATGGTGGCTG GTGGACTGCAGGTATCTGGTAATCCGCTCGAATGCGACTGTGAGATCGCGTGGCTTAGTTTATGGCTACGCAGATGGCTCAGAGAATCCCGTCAGATTCATACAGCGTCACAATCCGACGCCAGACAACTCAGAACCATAGCTGGCCGAGCTGTATGCACGGAAACAACGCCATCTTATTCGTCCGACAAAGTCCTGCTGACTTTAGGTACGCCGCACACCGCTTGCCAAGCATCTGCCCTCAGCTCTGGAAATTACGAGCGACTTGCAACAGCCTGGTTGGCCTTCGTCAAGTTCTTCATTCTTGTTTTCATCGCcaattaa